A single window of Paenibacillus sp. FSL H8-0537 DNA harbors:
- a CDS encoding histidine kinase: MRKIVLGYVIMIFIPVLAFGYHYYTQIYGNLTQQFVESRQKILEQAYANLKTDFARIQSVHRVLQYNPYLTDYLDGVYESDADSIYALTRYILPLNTQSMFANPEIESIVIYKMKDRVLPITNLFRDRSMLDPQTEQTVSSLKAGQGKWLRADPAASDPDLIYYQYIYNTQITERIGLLEIRVRKSLIHNFYAAAGVEGSWRALLLSGQGDPLTNEAPALDKKTLRLLQADDRKFFINRQTIVNQLKLEPLDVRVIVTGQVGDVFHSVKKKEIVLVTMIVLLLIALSIAYYLLASTITKRILRLARHMRTLNDNNLRQLTIKNGKFEKDEIGFLIVTYNAMVRRMDELINNVHRAELRNKEAAYQVLQAQIKPHFLYNTLETIRMVAEANDDKEVADISFWFGKLMRYSLSSAREETVLAKEIEMVSFYMNIHKMRLQSRLTFEIQVALDAERLACPRFLLQPLIENAIVHGASAVLRPVHISLQATETESEITIDVTDSGNGITPEKLLALRERLSRHDEPRKAEERVGVGLKNVNERVKSFFGGESRLEILSESGKGACLRIIIVKRKVADVEDLDRRRRTFDSERVS; encoded by the coding sequence ATGCGCAAAATCGTGCTTGGTTACGTGATTATGATCTTTATCCCTGTTCTGGCATTCGGTTATCACTATTACACGCAAATCTACGGCAACCTGACGCAACAATTCGTGGAGAGCAGGCAGAAAATCCTGGAGCAGGCTTACGCCAATCTGAAAACGGATTTCGCCCGAATTCAGTCGGTCCACCGGGTGCTGCAATACAATCCTTACTTGACCGATTATCTGGACGGCGTATACGAATCCGACGCGGACAGCATCTACGCGCTGACCCGCTATATTCTCCCGCTGAACACGCAATCGATGTTCGCTAATCCGGAGATCGAATCCATCGTCATTTATAAGATGAAGGATCGGGTATTGCCCATCACCAATCTGTTTCGCGATCGGTCTATGCTGGATCCGCAAACGGAACAAACCGTCTCGTCCCTGAAAGCCGGACAGGGGAAATGGCTGCGCGCCGATCCCGCGGCGTCGGATCCGGACCTGATCTATTACCAGTACATTTACAATACGCAAATTACGGAGCGAATCGGCCTTCTTGAAATTCGGGTACGCAAAAGTTTAATCCATAACTTCTATGCGGCCGCGGGTGTGGAAGGAAGTTGGAGAGCGTTGCTGTTGTCCGGACAGGGCGATCCGTTGACGAACGAAGCGCCGGCGTTGGACAAGAAGACATTGCGTCTTCTGCAAGCGGATGACAGGAAATTTTTTATCAACCGGCAAACGATCGTCAATCAGCTGAAGCTCGAGCCGCTGGACGTTCGCGTCATCGTCACCGGTCAGGTGGGAGACGTATTCCATTCCGTGAAGAAGAAGGAAATCGTCTTGGTGACGATGATCGTGCTGCTGTTGATCGCTTTATCCATCGCCTATTACCTGCTGGCTTCGACGATTACCAAACGGATTCTTCGGTTGGCCCGGCATATGCGTACGCTGAACGACAATAACCTCAGGCAGCTGACGATCAAAAACGGCAAGTTCGAAAAGGATGAAATCGGCTTCCTGATCGTCACCTATAACGCGATGGTCCGGCGAATGGATGAGCTCATCAACAACGTCCACCGAGCTGAATTGCGCAACAAAGAAGCGGCATACCAGGTACTGCAAGCGCAGATCAAGCCTCATTTCCTCTATAACACGCTCGAGACGATCCGCATGGTCGCCGAGGCTAACGACGACAAGGAAGTCGCCGATATTTCCTTCTGGTTCGGGAAACTGATGCGGTACAGCTTGTCATCCGCGCGGGAAGAAACGGTTCTTGCGAAGGAAATCGAGATGGTTTCCTTTTATATGAACATCCACAAAATGAGGCTCCAAAGCAGGCTGACTTTTGAAATTCAAGTTGCGCTGGATGCCGAACGGCTGGCTTGTCCGCGATTCCTTTTGCAGCCGCTTATCGAAAATGCGATCGTGCATGGAGCTTCCGCCGTCCTTCGACCCGTCCACATCTCGCTGCAGGCGACGGAAACGGAAAGCGAGATTACGATCGACGTTACCGACAGCGGCAACGGAATTACGCCGGAGAAGCTTCTCGCGCTTCGCGAACGGCTGTCCAGGCACGACGAGCCTAGAAAGGCAGAGGAGCGGGTCGGCGTAGGTTTGAAAAACGTCAACGAACGAGTCAAAAGCTTCTTCGGAGGAGAATCCCGACTGGAAATCCTCAGCGAGTCGGGCAAAGGAGCCTGCTTGCGCATTATCATCGTGAAAAGGAAGGTGGCGGACGTTGAAGATCTTGATCGTAGACGACGAACCTTTGATTCTGAAAGGGTTAGTTAA
- a CDS encoding helix-turn-helix domain-containing protein, producing the protein MILKGLVKIVEEVAPVGSDICSALNAPEALETMKRFMPDVTITDIHMPEKNGFELIQEARLEGVCDRFIILTGYDEFDYVRQALRSGVVDYLLKPLDKKEIASLLSRVKEELPAASDSDYSRHAERILAYLQMNYMNDLSLDHLADRMSLHPNYISSLFKKETGDTLVNYLNALRIREAQKLLKTQPHSTVCAISRQVGFDTKHYFAKVFKKYTGTTPGTYRENQEEIERHESPNT; encoded by the coding sequence TTGATTCTGAAAGGGTTAGTTAAAATCGTCGAGGAAGTCGCGCCTGTCGGTTCCGACATTTGCTCGGCCCTCAATGCCCCGGAGGCATTAGAGACAATGAAGCGCTTTATGCCCGATGTGACGATAACGGATATCCATATGCCGGAGAAGAACGGATTCGAATTAATTCAGGAGGCCAGGCTTGAGGGGGTATGCGATCGATTTATTATCCTGACCGGCTATGACGAGTTCGACTATGTCCGTCAGGCCCTTCGCTCGGGCGTCGTAGATTACTTGCTGAAGCCTTTGGACAAAAAGGAAATCGCGTCCCTGCTGAGCCGCGTGAAGGAGGAGCTCCCCGCCGCATCGGATTCGGATTACAGTCGGCACGCCGAACGGATATTGGCCTATTTGCAAATGAACTATATGAACGATCTGTCCCTCGACCATCTTGCGGATCGCATGAGTCTGCATCCGAATTATATTAGCAGCTTGTTCAAGAAGGAGACGGGAGACACCCTCGTCAATTACTTGAATGCGTTACGAATCCGGGAAGCGCAAAAGCTGCTGAAAACGCAGCCTCATTCGACCGTTTGCGCGATCAGCCGGCAGGTCGGCTTCGATACCAAGCACTACTTCGCGAAGGTGTTCAAAAAATACACGGGAACGACTCCCGGCACCTACCGCGAAAATCAAGAAGAAATCGAACGTCATGAATCGCCTAATACCTGA